From a region of the Candidatus Omnitrophota bacterium genome:
- a CDS encoding 1-acyl-sn-glycerol-3-phosphate acyltransferase translates to MTVAQAVPYQLSRLLLWLVFRGAYGLSVRGQRHVPRRGPCILAGNHVSYLDPPLLGVACPRPIDFMARSSLFAKPLLGAYLRSIGAVPLRRGEADLGALRAAIVKLRRGGVVAIFPEGTRQLSGRLGQAKRGVGLLAMAAKAPIVPAVVQGTFEAMGPTGPLRLRRSKISVAFGPPIPYTLGSTVSGASRNAHQQLAEAVTTAWRQLAAQLSSPTTLKTR, encoded by the coding sequence ATGACGGTCGCACAGGCCGTCCCGTATCAGCTCAGCCGGCTCCTGCTGTGGCTGGTGTTTCGCGGCGCCTACGGCCTGTCCGTCCGCGGGCAGCGCCATGTGCCGAGGCGTGGTCCGTGCATCCTCGCCGGCAATCATGTCAGCTATCTCGATCCGCCGCTGCTGGGGGTGGCGTGCCCGCGCCCCATCGATTTTATGGCGCGCTCCAGCCTCTTTGCGAAGCCGTTGTTGGGCGCGTATCTGCGCTCCATTGGGGCGGTGCCGTTGCGGCGCGGGGAAGCGGATCTGGGCGCGCTGCGCGCGGCCATCGTCAAGCTCCGCCGAGGAGGCGTCGTGGCGATCTTTCCGGAAGGCACTCGCCAGCTCTCAGGCCGGTTAGGCCAGGCCAAGCGCGGTGTTGGCCTGCTGGCCATGGCGGCGAAAGCCCCGATTGTTCCGGCGGTGGTGCAGGGCACCTTTGAGGCGATGGGGCCGACGGGGCCGCTGCGCCTGCGACGCTCAAAAATTTCCGTTGCGTTCGGCCCGCCGATCCCCTATACTCTTGGGTCTACGGTTTCCGGGGCCTCTCGCAATGCCCACCAACAGCTTGCGGAGGCCGTGACAACGGCGTGGCGCCAACTGGCCGCCCAGTTGAGCAGCCCAACAACCCTCAAGACGAGATGA
- a CDS encoding (d)CMP kinase, translating into MTRPLVVTIDGPAGVGKSTVARLLAKRLGLLYLDTGATYRSLAYAALHADLNPITDAKQVARLAKALPLRLRQDPDVGLRVFLRGHDITTKIRTEEVTEAAAQVSQEPAVRSAMVALQRRLANHQGMVVEGRDTGSVVFPQAPHKFFLNADPAVRARRRQSELARLYGTKPPMIQVKEQLHFRDHLDRNRRVGPLVKPRGAVTIDTTRLTIAQVIRAMLRHIAHPRA; encoded by the coding sequence TTGACTAGGCCACTGGTGGTGACCATCGACGGTCCGGCCGGCGTGGGGAAGAGCACGGTGGCAAGATTGCTAGCCAAGCGGCTGGGGTTGCTCTATTTGGATACCGGTGCGACCTACCGATCGCTGGCCTACGCGGCCCTGCATGCCGATTTGAATCCCATCACGGACGCCAAGCAGGTCGCACGGTTGGCTAAGGCCCTTCCGCTTCGGCTGCGGCAAGATCCTGACGTCGGCTTGCGCGTCTTCTTGCGCGGGCACGACATCACCACGAAGATCCGGACGGAAGAAGTGACCGAGGCCGCCGCCCAAGTCTCCCAGGAGCCGGCGGTCCGTTCCGCCATGGTGGCGTTGCAGCGTCGGCTCGCGAACCACCAAGGCATGGTTGTTGAAGGCCGCGATACCGGCTCGGTGGTGTTTCCTCAGGCACCGCACAAGTTTTTCCTCAACGCGGATCCGGCCGTCCGGGCTCGGCGGCGCCAATCAGAGCTGGCCCGTCTCTACGGGACCAAGCCGCCCATGATCCAAGTGAAGGAGCAGCTGCATTTCCGCGATCATCTGGATCGCAATCGCCGCGTGGGCCCGCTCGTGAAGCCGCGGGGGGCCGTGACGATCGATACGACCCGCCTGACGATTGCCCAAGTGATCCGGGCAATGCTCCGGCATATCGCGCATCCCCGCGCATGA